A window of Punica granatum isolate Tunisia-2019 chromosome 8, ASM765513v2, whole genome shotgun sequence genomic DNA:
TTGGGTCAAGGGGGACTTCAGATGAGTCCACGCCGCACTGACAAGGCTCTGGGCACCGGGTCAGCTGCGCTGGGGCTACCCATCGTCGGGGATCAAATGGGCAATCTCGTATGTAGCCCTTAAATGAGAAGTTAAACCAATAAACCATTAATCGTGATTATATCGTACTGGTCCCCCgatttaggattttttttttttgggtaaggtATTGATAATGGTGAAAAATCTCATGCGATCCGGCttctgagaaaaaaaatgcctACTAACTGTAAATCCAATTCCATTTTCTAGAACAGGTTCTACTCAAAACCAGATTATCCCCAACAAATCGAACAAAAGATTGCCAGAGCAACACTGTTTGGTTTAGGTTCTGCACATAACAACTAGGTATTATCATTGACTACAAATCATTTACATTGACTTCGTAGACTCGACAaccccaccaaaaaaaaaaaaaaaaacgaaagatTCTGCTAGAAAACAAATAGCTCAAATCAAGAGAATTACATTTGTAGTGAGTCAAAGAAACTTTTACAGCCAACGACCATTTCcataaaagaaagataaagTACCTGTATTTTACGAGAAGTCCCACGTTTGTGCAGGGTTGCATTCGAGACAGCCTCAGATCTCCGCCTTGATAACTGCCCCTCGTGCTTCTTGGGATACTTGAGAAAGAGGTGGCAACTTATCGTGTACTTAAGAACTGAGTCCCCAAGCAACTCCAAGCGCTCCATGGAAAATTTCTCGTTGCACCGAAGCGCCGTGATTGCTTCAAGAATCTAAGCATGGACCATCATAAATTTTAATCTTATCGAAATCACAGCGGAACTCAGGAAAGATACGATTGACAGAAAAGGACTACACTACACATACCAAAGAGCTCGAGATATAGAAGTCGTTAGCCTGACAATTAATCTCTCCTCTGAGCTGACTCGCCAACATGAGGGATTCGAGTCGGTGCATAAGAGACGGCAGCAAGTAACAAGTCCGCAGAACAGTGATCGGTACATCCAGAGTGTGTAAAAGTTCAGGCGGCATAAAAGCATGGTCCACTGGCTTTTTAATAACTGGACCACCTTCGGATATCTTAGCAACTGTTCATAAGCCCAAgaaaatcaaggatacaactGGTGCAAATGGCTTCTCTGACATTTATGCAGAAACTGCAACCACCAGTACTAAAAGAAATACTGACTTccaattaaattgaaaaaaccaTGTGTGTGAAATCATTGTCTAATTGAACAGACAGACAAGCTTGAAAAGGAAACCTACCCACGTCATGGAAATCCACCAGAAGGTTGTGCGGGTTATGGCTGTGCTTCAACCGTAATAACTGCTGCTTAGGATATCTTAACACGATACCATACCTAATGATAataagcaaaaataaaatttatttccaAAGTAAATCCTCTGGGGGTTAACTTACTAGACACAGAAAGAAGGATCGCCtgtaaaaagttaaaaaaagacACCTACTTTTTATAGAAGTAATCAGCATGACTCGTAAAAGACGGCTTTTTGGAGCCTTTACTCTCCTCAAAAGGGCTCTCAGCATTCATCTCCTGAATCACTTGAAGGACTGAGTAGATCCTTCCCGTGTGTATCGCCACAACTACCATATCCTTAAGGCTGTTGGAATCAAACAAGCCATTTGCAAAGTGGAGTTTTGTCTCATCAGGCTCTGTCTCTCCATCTACATCGCTCTTATCAGAGTATGCCTTTAGTATCTCATCTTTAGTACGTGTGCCCAACGAATGGTGCTTCAAGAACTCAACAACAGAGGTACAGGAGTTTATGGCTTGCCAGTTTATTTTCCATGGATCATCACCCTGAACCTCTGCAGTGTTGATGGGAAGTAGCAGGTACATGTATGAAGGGCTCCATAGTGATTCGGTTCCATTTTGCAGAACAAACTGTCGTGGCTTTTTGGTTGACTTGGGGCCAACAAACAACCTACCGAACATACCGTTGAAGAAAAATTCCTGAAAGCGTTTGGCTTTCATCATCTGTACGGacatgaaagaaaagaagaaaaaaaatgtgtatATTATCCTCATCAAAGAGTTAATTATTTGTAATCATCAAGGAAGTAATTTATTCTATTTGATTGCATGTCTGTATGCATGGGAAGAATGAAGATTGGGCTCATAAGGTAGCTCAAAcacaaaaattgacaaaaaaaaagaaagcagaTAACGGAGTGGacggaaaaggaaaaagaaagggagcATAGTTCAACACCTGTTGTGGATCCAAGTGCACTGGCCCACATGAACAAACAGAAGACTTCACCATCTTCGAAAGTAAGTAAAGATCCACTTCGATATTACCGACATCATCGTCAAGTTTTGACTCGAGCAGGAGAATAAATCCAGAATAAACTACATCTACTGGGCTGCATGAGAAGTCAAACTTATAGGCTTGAAAAGAAGCACCATCAGTTTTTTCTCTCCATGTTCCTGATAGAGCACATATAGTTGTCGTTCCGTGAAGTTCTTTCCTTTTCGTCGTCCCTTCAAAATTCAAGATTTTTCAAgaccgagaaaaaaaaaatcaattgagACTCAGACTATAAAGAACCTAAGGGAAAAGCCAAGGCATGAAAGCACACGTACAAAGATGAAACGCTGTGTATAAAACTGTATTATGtattccattccattcatttttaTCCCAAACACGCTTCCACCCTTGAGGCTCCTCACCCCATGTTTACCACAGCCCAACTAGAAAACGGGTTCCTAGTAGAATAAACTCGATACTTACAACCATGGTTGTCATGATATCAACCTGGCTCCTAGGATCTTACGATCCATGGGCAAGCTTCGATCCCGATTCTAGTATGAGGATCTAAATTGTAGGATCTTAGAGGGATCTTAAGCCGACTCCTATGATCCTACGATCCTACACTttgcaaaaattttaaaaaattgacctAACTCATGCATGTTAGCCGATATGTCAAGTCCATTGAGCAGCCAAGTCATTTTTTAAAGTGATTTGCCTCTCTTTCTTCATTAGTTGTTTGTTACTTCCATTCGATAATGTCATTTATCAACTGTGAGCTGCTTTTTGGTATCTCGTGAATGATACCTTGTGTTTTTCTCTGAGTTGTTGTTAGCGAATGGTCTTTTCAGAATTTGAAATCATATTATGTTTTATGATAGATAAGAAATGTAATGGTAAATAGAATAAatttatacttatatatatatatatatattttaattataggtaGGATATTATGATTCTCGATCCGATCCTACGATCCTCGATCTCATGAACCCCTTCTGATCCTAGGCAGGATCCTGGCATCCTTGCTTACAACCAAATATCAAAGAAATTGCCcttaaaagttcaaattaCCTGCACCCGGAGCGAATTCTTTGCTTTTCGGAAGGAGATTCTTTACCGGGGACACTTCTACCAATGGTATAAGGTGGTCGTCCAGAGCATCCATTTGGTGCAGCTTCTTACAAGCTTCCAAGCAGACTCGCTGCTTTGCTGAGTGAGAACTCCTGCTCAAGGGACCGACTATTGTTTGAAAGGCTGCATTAGGAGGTAGAGTCAGAGTGCACTGACAACACCCCTCAGAAGACGTGAACTGGAACTCTGGCTTTGGCAAGAAGTACCTACAATGCTtgtttttgttaattattgcAAAAGAACTAATACGACAACTGAAATGTGCACATTAAAAGATAGAAAGGGTCAATTTTAATTTGCTCCAAGAAGTGTGCCTAATTCAGCTTTAGCCCCCTTTGTTTCGGTTCTCTCTATTAGCAATCTCAAGACAATATCTTCAAATTTGTCAAAATCAGAACATGTCAATACGTAAATCCACAATTAAATAAGTGGATCCTTGATCtctattattaaattatagagAAAGGAAGATAAACTTCCCCCTTTGTCCTCCATCATGCTAAGAGAATCTGGTCTCGTAAATCATTTTGAAGGAGCTAGCAATTTGGTTGACGTCAAGACTACGGCCAAACTAAAACGAACAAACTGAAATCAACCTAATAGAAATAGAAAGTTTAAAAAACCTGGAATCCATACTTATCACGAGGGAGCTTCTCGCAGTATCGATAAATGAGACTAATACTCGAATCTGTGCTAACTGAAGCTCCAGTAGCATCAACAACATACGTATCCTTTTCCTCCTCGAAAGTGCATGCTTTCGATGTGTACATGCAGGGGTCTCTATTTAGTGCTGTATCATTCATGGAATACTCGCTCCTGATGATATCAAACAATTGGTCCCTCTGCTTCACATTTCCCCTGTAAATACATGCAGAACAGACATAAGCAAGACTAAGGAGagacaatgaaatatatattgttctttatcataaaataaattcCTCTTTACCTCTCAACCATCATGATATATTGTGAATTATCTTGCCGCGCCCGTCCACGTGACTGGATATAACTACGGACTGACTTTGGAAGATCCAAGCGTATCACATAGGAGCACATGGGCACATCAAGCCCCTCCTCAACTACATCAGTTGCAAATAATAGGTTGACCTGAATACAAACAAAATGTTTATCACACTCAAGCACCTTCTGTAGTAAAAGGAAGATCTTAACCGGAACTCTTTTCATACTTCAAGAAAATGGAGACCAACAGAGAAAAAAAGGTCTTCAAGTTCTTTAGGACCGTATTGGGCATAAACAGATGAAGAAAGATACCTTCCCAGAGCGAAAAGTTTTCAAGACTTCCTTTTGCTCTTTGGGTGCCAGGGAATCAAATGACGTACTGGTCCCAGTCAAATACCGAGCAGTGAAATGAGACAACGCCTCCACTTTATTCATAAATCGATCAATTACTTTcgctgtaatttttttctcaacaaATATAAGGCAAAGAACTTGTTCGGCTTCTCTGCAGCCACATAAGAGAATTATAGAGTTATGCAGCTGACACgaaattgaacaaaaattgaaaattctctAGGGAAATACCCGAATGACTGAAATATCAGAAGAAGTTCATGCAACTTCGGGGATATGTGAcccaactttactgcttccagaTAGTCTGAAATAAGCTCCGGAGAATTCTTGTTGCCTGCTTGtagataacaataaataaatgtaaagcAGAAATCCTACTACAGCATATTAGATAACTTGGGCAGTTCAAAAAAGACTCAAGACCAAAGACTGGCTCCCGATACCAAATAATATTTACGAAGAACACTTTGGGAAATAACAAGAAGATAATCGATCGCGAAATCTTCTCAGAATGACGAACATAGGCAAAGGAAATAACAATAGACTGTACCAATGTGCAAGGAGTCTCCTATTATGTTCAGGACTTCTTCTAAGTACAATTTACGCTGTAAAGAACTCTCTCTGCAAATTCCATTTTCCTGGGCATTGGGGGCATTCTCCAGATAGTATTTTACCGCCTGCAGCGAATTGTGGCAACATCAGATGCTTTATCTCATCGGgatgaaaaagtgaaaaaaaaaaatagaaatgagGGGGAAGAGCCTTGGAAATTATCTGCTAATCTTGGCAAACAGCAGACCTGTTATCAGCTCGGTTCATTCACGACAAAGAACGAACCATACCTCATAAGCACAAATCAGACCGAGATCATTGAGACAGAACATGATCTTTGCGTGCTCACAGGACAGTCGTTTCCTGAGTGTCTTAAGTTTCTCTTCCATGTCCTTGTAATGGCTTTCCCCTGAATCTAGCATCCTCAACAATGAAACATCGTACTGCCAATTCACAGGAACAGCAGAAGCTCACAATACCGAACTAAAAGCATAGATGATTTCTCTcaaatttgttttttaatcTCATGCAATTAGCAATATGCAAGGGTATATAATGCATGTCCAAAATCACGCTTGGCCCTAGGTCCTTTTGGATCCagattattaagaaaaataatctgTCAATATAAACAACATTGAATACCTTGGAAAATACAGCTTCCATTTTCTCCTTCAAATCACTGCTCAGAGACTCAAATATGTCATAAAACCTACAAGTTTCCTTCGCAGAGGGAACATATGTTTCCATCTCAGCTCTGTCCTCAACAGTGTATACCTGCACCAGTAAGCAAGTTTGAGCCAAGATTCATTGCCATATATTACCAAGTTCTTGGAGTACAAATATCTCCATACCTGAGAATCCAAGACGTTTTCAAGTTCTGCCATCTGACCTTCACACCTTGCCGCTGAGGATGCACCtaaaacacacacacatggTTGAAGCAAGCAATCTCGAGCCCATGGTAGCCCATAATAATTGACTTGCACAAACATCTTACCTTTAGAAACAACAGGTGAGGCTGTCATCCCAAAAATCTTTGGATTGTTAGAAGATTTGCAGTAAAATTCctaaaatagaaagaaaacaaaagatagTATCTAGTCACACCCGCTTCCCAAATATCAAATAGTATATATactcaattttcaaaatataaaagtttacTTTAGGAGCAAATTTTCAAACCTTCATTATTCTCACATAAGGATGGTTCCCTGTAGCTCGGTGGCACTCATCGAGTATTAGCAAGCAGAGCTCTTCAAGACTCAGGAATGCTTTTCTCAAGGTATCTAATAAGATCTGCGGTGTCATCACCAGCACCTAAAGAATGGAAGCAAACTTATTAGCATTCAGTTTACTTTGTTTGGTCTTCTGTCTAATTGCTTGTGCAGTAAAATTAGTTTAACGAAAGAAATTGAGAGGATACAAAGAacgagaaaacaaaagaaataaactaaTAGTCCTCCTCTTTGAATATTCTTGCTCTTATCAAGACCACAGACAAGTCGTGAATTCTAAGCCATTGAGAATGAGAAAAGAGGCAAACTCACATCATGCTCGTTGAATTCCTTCTTCCAACTTGCTGCATTCCATTCATCAATTCCCTTTGCTCCAAAGTATTCACCCACTCGAAGATTGGTATAGTCCCTTATAACAGCAAATTGCTGCCCAAAACACAAAGGCACAGCAATCAATCATTCCTGTTGCATGATGTTAACGACAAGATGCAGCAAGAAAGACTACCCAAGATATATGTAGAGAAACATTTTCAGGTGCCAATAAAAGTTTGAAATGTCTTCATAATGAGAGGGACAATGttttaaataaaaaggtgAAATGTAGTTGCGCGAATGGACTAAAAAGATGGTGAGTTATACTTAAgcaaatgaattaaaaaatgattatcACTTTGGATATACAAGAACATCTTCTCCACGTCTTCATAATGTGTGATCATGACTTATCGGGAAACATCATTTGTTATGGCATATAATTATCTTTACACAATACTAATTTGATAAAAAGTTACAAAAGAGAGCAATTTTGTAACAATATCACACAAAATCGATCTCCTCTATAACTTTTTATCTGTTATTATTGTATAAAAATAACTATATGCCATAGCAAATGATGTCTCCCGATAAGTCTCCCCACAGAATGTGTTATTCAGAggaattcattttttaaattcaccCCTGCATTCTTTTATAACCAAGTGATAATGTGTGATTATCACTTATTGGGAGTCATCATTTGCTATgtcatataattatatttatacaaTAGTACCTGACAAAAAGTTACAAAAGAGAGCGATTTTCTACAATATCACACAAAATCGATCTCTTTTGTAACTTTTTATCGATTACTATTGTATAAAGATAACTATATGCAATAGAAAATGATGTCTCCGGATAAGTCTCCCCCAAAAAAGACAACTCAGAACGTGTTATACCAAAGAATTCATTTTTAATTCACCCTTGCATTATTTTGTCTCAATCCTTCTGTAGTTGGGGAACTTGTCTTAGAGCAATCTAAATTTTTAACACCATCCAAATTGTCGACAGAAATAGACAACACGGACGTCACAAAGGAGGGGAAAACAGGTAGTTAGCCCATCGCGACTGTACTGCCTGGAAAGCTGAGGCTATTGTCCTCAACTCTGTCAGGATTCATGCATACTCCGTATTGCTCGTGCTTTTGGGACCAAGATTGGAGGGATTCAAGCCTTAGATTTCCAGTCAGGCAGGAGGAGCtaattttcccatttttcccGACTCTGTGATGCTCAAGTGATCTATTTCAGTAGACAATTTCGATTTTTCATGGTGTTAGGATCGTGGCAATACATAGATAGACTACAAAACTGGTAGAAAGAAAAACTAGACTGCTGAACAAAGTTTTATGATCAAAGTAAACGTCCATAATTCGGACGTCATAAAATTGACAGAGCTTGCCTGATTCACGAGATTAACGGTGGGAGCCAAGAAAATGATCAACTTTCCGTCACCAGAAGTCTTCATGGCGTCTCCAAATTGCCTGATTAACATCACAGCGATCATCGTCTTCCCGGTGCCAGTTTCCAGCACAGCTATTGTGTTCCTCCTCAAAGCAACCTCATAGACTTCCTGTTGATACCTGTATCAAGGGAACCCATAAATCTCCAAGAACTGGGAAAATCTCAATAATGGAGCCAAAAGATTTCTTCGAAACGATCAAAGGGTCAGAAACCCACAAATCACATACTATCAAAATCCATGACCTTTCACTCATATTCGTGCAGAAATCAAACCTCAACCACTCAGAAACATTGTCATATATCACTTTATGCCAGTGGGATGTCAATCTTTAAATAAAGAAGCACATTGGTTCATCAACAGACACATCAATGTCCCAAAATGCTCTGCATTGCAACTATCATCCCAATACTTCTCAGTCACAACCCAATGTTCAGTAACCCACTGGAAAGTCATCAAAAAGACAACTTGGGAAGGACCCGAGAAACAAGAAGAAGGCGAAGAACACAAACCGTCTGGGGGTGAAATGAACAGAGTGATCAGCGGCGGCGGCGAAGGAACTGGCTTCTGGGTTCGACGAGTTCATCTCCTCGAAGCTCCTCTTCAGAGGATTCTTCACGATACCCACCGACCCCATCACCGAAACTTACAATGcggcccctctctctctctctctctctctctctctctctctctctgtggcTCTATCTGCGTGAGTGAAGCAGCGCAAGAAGCGTGAGTTCTTGGGGAGAATCTGTTCGTTGATCAACGCGGAAACGGTTGGTCGCCGTGAATTTTGGGGATTTTCAATAGAGCTGAGCTCGCTTGCATGCGAGtggagctgctgctgctgccgctGCCGCTGCTGCTGCCATTAACGATCTTGCTTGCAGTATTTTTTCGCTCTTATTATAAAGAGgattccttttcttcttttcggggaattaaattaaatttagttaccaaattagaaaataaattttcacctGCCTTTTATATTCTTAGAAAAAATGATACAAACATCCCCTAAACTTTGCCCGGAATCACAAAGACATCTCTGAACTTCTCCCGTACCATCATACGGGACCAGTCACTTGACCAAACCGGATCGACTCAACTGATTACGTGGTGACACAACTTCGAACTCAATCATGTGTTGTCCACGCAGTATGTTCCAAAGAGGTAATAAAGCCAGCTGCCTGTATAGTATGCGTTTtgagttattttttttctattttgagATGGCACGACGTATTTTCTTGACAAAAATAGTTTAAGTCCACTTGCGATTATAACCATTGTGCGAACCCCAAATTTGCTAGCAAGACATAGACATTCACGATATACGTATGGTCCTTGAACATTGACTaggaatttcaatttttttccaatcagGAATATAGGATAAATTCATATTTGATGCACTTGGCCTAATGAGAAGAACAATtccaatatctctttttcttgagAAATTATTGCCGGGCTTTTCCATATTAAGAACTGCACCATCTGCCGAAAGAGGTAAAACTGTGGGGCTAATTAGGACTGTCATCAGAATGAAGGGGCCAAATTGAAAATCTAGTTCGGAGCTATGCACTTGGTCCGCCCGGGGAGCTCCGGTTTGTGAAGAGGCGGCGACGCAAGCAGGTCGCGTGGGGAGCACGTCCCACCCCGTTGGCTCTGAGCAGACGTGTGGCCGATGCGCACGAGCCTTAGCGCGTGGACGTGGGGAGAACCTTTTGTCGTCTCTCGCCGCTCGAATGTCCCCTCGGTTTTGTAGAGCTCTGACTGGCTGGGATAAGTATATGTGTGGAGTCTTTGGACGTTTGGAGTTTAGACTGTGTGGAGcccattaaaaataaataaatataaaatataggataaaaaataaagcacaataaaaatatatatacatgtatgtaataagaaagagagataatttttattatttatttaattttgttatatGATGTAGAaaggtaaaaaagaaaaaataatttgtatctaatctctattactTATACCGAGAACCGTGCtgtaactttttattttcaaaaaaagcccttaaaaaaatatttgtaattaaTAACAATTATCAGATTATGGTTAGGATAATAATTTTACgcataaaagttaaaaattatcCGGATTTTACTTCACACTCCTCTGTTTTATCTTTAAACAGATTTTTTCTTCGTgctccctttttatttttctatctgattttgtttttctgggtggactctttctttttgttttgaatcttatatttttttacctCAATATATTTAGTTAATAATTAACtttctttataaaattgaCAGAATTGAAAATCTCTCAATTTGAAGTatcaaaaattatttaagagtaattcttattttttcaatatatttttctcaatttgtaaatttttcgCATGTACCACGAAAATGCTCTAGTTATTTTGTAAATGAGTATCTTCATCTTTTTATATTAACCATTTCTATTTAACCaactttcaaaaattttctgtatttttattttcgttaACCAAAtggatataattttatattccctatcaatttatatctttttattaaatatattgtcTATTACATTCTTGTCTATTACACTCTAGCGAGTATATATTCTAATAgatattatctaatctataTTATTAGATATGACATAAGTAATAACTGTTGTATCCATTGTTTGTGGAATATTCGAATCATCATTGTatgtcaaaataataataataataaaaaagaaaatgatatgtaCACACATAATCACCATTACATGCGTGATTGTCTGTATTAATTGAACACTAGTGTGTAGTATCCGGGGATGCTGCaggtcaaaaaaaaaatttggattgTTTAATTTATCATAATAGTTTGTATAATGACCAATATAGAGTTAAGTGAAACCAATAATAAAACTCCTCATACATAAGAATTATGAACGTTCGATTGATAGTAAATAATccagattttttaaaaattgtactaaaaaatatttcataaggtatataaaatattttttctcactaatttaatttaaattttcaatgatTCTAATCAGAAAACCATGATTGTAATATAATAGGGCTTAATTAGTCTCCTAATTTTAAATTGACGAACTTTACTTGCAGTAACTGTTCCATATTCATGGAAACCATCTCGCCATCATTGCCGAGTCGCGAGAATTAATCTCAGTCAAAAGATTGGTGTAAAATTGCATCATCGACAAAAAGAACATATTTAAGgtcacaaataaaaagagattACTTATATTGgtgatatattgaaataaGCTTTTCACCTACGTATGTTGGTTTAGCTCATTTGGTACTTGTGCTTGGGGAGAGATGTTTATTTCTTAGTGGACTGATCTTGCTCGAATCTAGATTAATTGAATTAGCACCTAGGTGCGTTGGTTTTAGGTGATTTGATATTTGTGATCGGAGAGAGTGAGCTTGATCCCTTAGTAGACCCTGCTCAAACTTAGAGATTAATCAAAATCCATTAGACTTTCGGATATCAAGCGATATTCCTCGAAAAAATTTATACAATTACattaaatcaataaaaaaaaaagaaagaaagagggtGGGGTCGCCACGGGTAGGGAAACTCATACTACTCTCCCGCTCAGgtagatgattttttttcaataaattataataatttttaattttcatacgGTATAAAAATGAACATTTCTCCAAGTTAATAttagtttaaatttttaacataTCTAATTAGAAAATCAAGGTCACAATATAGTAGGACTAAACTTACTAATGTTAAATGGACGAAATTTACATGAAGTTAGGGTTTGAAATTTGTTAAAACCATCATGTGGTCATAGTCATACTCAAGCGAAAATTAGTTTTAGTTAGTAGGCTGATATAAccttatttttcataaaaaaaagataaggaCATTTCTAatatcacaaataaaaagaagttACTTAAATTAGTGGCAAATTGAAATAGATTTTTCACTAATATGAGTTGATGTTAGGTAATTCGGCACTCGTTTCACTTTAGTAAAATCTTATATTCAAGTCTTGTGATTTAAATTCATAATCGGGTGAGTTTTATCATTTAGTGAACTAACTCCATGCATACCTACCTAGATTTAATCGGATCCGCTGGACTTCCGAATATAAGGTGGTGCACATCAAAAAAGAGTTGGTATaattaaacattaattaagaaattaaaaaaaatgaaataagaaaattcaaaagaaagaaagagacgGGTGGATCCCTTGCAAGTAGGGAAAATCACCCTACTCTCCCTAATAAAGGGATGGACCAGTTTTCATTGTTTAAGATGTTTAcgctccgtttggattcaaagaatcctgattttaactttaactttaactttaactcaacacactacacaacaaaaatacacatttaacaatttaaaaattttaactttaactttaactcaacacactacacaacaaaaacacacatttcccaagtcaaatttataatcatatctcatttgtcatttttcacaatcaaaatcaaaatcaaaatcaaagtaactttaactctgaatccaaacagcCCCTTAGATTTTATGGAGATGTAAAAcaaatttatcattaatttttataaaacaaaTTTAACA
This region includes:
- the LOC116187816 gene encoding endoribonuclease Dicer homolog 3a isoform X2; protein product: MGSVGIVKNPLKRSFEEMNSSNPEASSFAAAADHSVHFTPRRYQQEVYEVALRRNTIAVLETGTGKTMIAVMLIRQFGDAMKTSGDGKLIIFLAPTVNLVNQQFAVIRDYTNLRVGEYFGAKGIDEWNAASWKKEFNEHDVLVMTPQILLDTLRKAFLSLEELCLLILDECHRATGNHPYVRIMKEFYCKSSNNPKIFGMTASPVVSKGASSAARCEGQMAELENVLDSQVYTVEDRAEMETYVPSAKETCRFYDIFESLSSDLKEKMEAVFSKYDVSLLRMLDSGESHYKDMEEKLKTLRKRLSCEHAKIMFCLNDLGLICAYEAVKYYLENAPNAQENGICRESSLQRKLYLEEVLNIIGDSLHIGNKNSPELISDYLEAVKLGHISPKLHELLLIFQSFGEAEQVLCLIFVEKKITAKVIDRFMNKVEALSHFTARYLTGTSTSFDSLAPKEQKEVLKTFRSGKVNLLFATDVVEEGLDVPMCSYVIRLDLPKSVRSYIQSRGRARQDNSQYIMMVERGNVKQRDQLFDIIRSEYSMNDTALNRDPCMYTSKACTFEEEKDTYVVDATGASVSTDSSISLIYRYCEKLPRDKYFLPKPEFQFTSSEGCCQCTLTLPPNAAFQTIVGPLSRSSHSAKQRVCLEACKKLHQMDALDDHLIPLVEVSPVKNLLPKSKEFAPGAGTTKRKELHGTTTICALSGTWREKTDGASFQAYKFDFSCSPVDVVYSGFILLLESKLDDDVGNIEVDLYLLSKMVKSSVCSCGPVHLDPQQMMKAKRFQEFFFNGMFGRLFVGPKSTKKPRQFVLQNGTESLWSPSYMYLLLPINTAEVQGDDPWKINWQAINSCTSVVEFLKHHSLGTRTKDEILKAYSDKSDVDGETEPDETKLHFANGLFDSNSLKDMVVVAIHTGRIYSVLQVIQEMNAESPFEESKGSKKPSFTSHADYFYKKYGIVLRYPKQQLLRLKHSHNPHNLLVDFHDVVAKISEGGPVIKKPVDHAFMPPELLHTLDVPITVLRTCYLLPSLMHRLESLMLASQLRGEINCQANDFYISSSLILEAITALRCNEKFSMERLELLGDSVLKYTISCHLFLKYPKKHEGQLSRRRSEAVSNATLHKRGTSRKIQGYIRDCPFDPRRWVAPAQLTRCPEPCQCGVDSSEVPLDPKFQTVNPKIKLGKLCDQGHRWLISKTISDCLEALIGAYYVAGGLVGALHLMKWFGMEVELDPSSVVEAINSASLHSSVPKTANEIAALESKIGYEFFVKGLLLEAITHPSCQEEGLGYCYQRLEFLGDSVLDILITWHLYQSHTNVDPGELTDLRSASVNNESFAQTAVKHNLEVHLQQSSSLLLTQIKEYVDLCRGTDDDTRLLQGSKGPKALGDMVESIAGAILIDTKLNLDEVWRIFKPLLSPIVTPDKLELPPLRELNELCDHLGYFIKEKCVTKEEIVHAEISLQLKDDLLIGQGNDRSRKEARGKAALRVLKKLEDKGIMCSRVLRKRKEGSDHADEAIDLKSAAGVNGERMEEWSRDPADSTKRRKIESRPSGGENNGVNASADPGPKKVDPDLPTPVVGPIDMKKGGPRTTLYQLCKKQQWPMPEFETDEEKFRTAVEFDDGAEKRKGFSSFKSRISLYIPNHGSIECSGDARADKKSSYDSAALAILHELEKQGRIIISE